The sequence TAACACCCACCACTCTTGGAGTTCTCCAAAAATCACTAGACCTGCATAAAATAATCCTACAAAGCACACCTTAGAAAGGTTGATTGCGTGTTGATAGAAAATTGTAAATTTCTGAAATCCCAAATAAAAGATGAGGATAGCTGCCATTAACAGTGGAACTGATCTTGCAAGAATAACAGAGCCCACAAGGATGATATGCACACAAATAATCCATTTTGGCACACGTTCATTCATCCTAGAGGGATTTCTCACTACCTTAGGGAAGTTATTAAATTCCTTTCTGAAAATGAGATAATAGATAGTTGTCGACAACAGGATAGCGATTATTGCTTTCCAACAGAAATATTGTAGAATAAAGCTATTTCCCCATTTCACTGAGGGTAAAATAATAAACAAAGCTCTAGAAGATAATGCGGAAGTTAATCCTCCGATAGAGATGTTAGCAAATAACAATCCCATGGTTGCATAAGCAAAACGTGGGGTTGGAGAAAACTTGTAGAAATTCCTAACTAGCAAAGTCGCAGCAATAATCATAGCGCCTGTCTCTTTCAGAAGGATGGAAGACAATGGCGAAGCGATCATCAGCGTCCACCACCAGCACCGTGGGGACTGCTTACCTATTTTTGCAATATTGGAGAAAACACGTTCTGAGAAGTATACGATAGGTCGAGATTCAAGAAGAATGAGCATAATGACAATAAACAGGGAAAATACGTAGTTCCTACTATTGAAATAACTCATAGTCACTCTATATCCTTCAGAATAGAGGAACCATAAAAATAGCGGAGCTGCCCAAAGAACGAAAACTAGCTCTACCCTACTTACTAATCGATAAAATTCACTCAACCAAAGATATTTCTTCCACCTTTCTGGGAATACCATTTTTTTATGCTGATACCGTTGACATTGTCTGAACAACCAAGGCGTAAGAAATGTATGCAGTATAGAACAGAAAAAAAGCAGAGCCGCTCCGGTCTTCAATGACGAAGAGTATTGAGGTAAAATCATAAACAACCTAGGAGACGACAATTCTTATAATTATCAATAGAGATATCTTGAGTAAAAATAAAGACTCAAAAGCATTTTCCTAACTCAGAGAGTCAGCAATTAGAAAATCACTTCCTTTTGAAAATAGAATGTGGGAAAGAAATTGTAAAAAATTTTTTATTTCTATAAGTAAGAGAAAGAGATGAGGGTCTGATTATGACGCATACAATTACACTATTGACTACTGACAACAATACTGAAGAGCTTAAACAAGCACTTCAAAGGATTACCACAGCTTATTCATGTGTTCTTGGATCTTCACATGAACAAGAAAATGCTGATCAGATTTACGAAGTTTGCCAAGCTGAGAGTACTCTTTCTGTTGAGGCAAGTAAGATAGTTTCTGTTGCTGAAGGAACCTTATTGTCTTGTTGTTGTAAATAGACTATCGCAATGCTCAAACCATCCAGTGTATTTGCGTAAGCTATTTACGAGCATACCCTGGCTATTGTGGATAGTTGCATGGATAGCTTTAACTATGGAGGGGTCTGTTTCGATTTCCTTGGGATAACTTACAAATAGCGTTGCCCCGGCCCCAGACATACTAACGTGAGCATCAAAAGGACTCCATATCCTTTTTAGCATGTCTTTTTTCTCTTCAAGATCCCTACGAAAACGAAACACGGACTTTTCTAAATCATTGTTTCTCTCGTATAAAGATAAGCATTCTTCCCTTTTAGAAAAATCTTCGGGGCGTACATAAGAAAAAGCGTCTTTAGTCAAGACAGCTTGGTCTGAGAAATAGAGGACATACCTTTCATCGCCACGATCGTTTTCGTAAGGAAGGATTTGCTCGCCACATCCTATGCCTAGAGCAGATCCCAATGAGAAGAACAGAGGGACATCCATGCCAATCTTTTTCCCTAGCTCTTGCAGAACATCATTGGATAGTTGCGTTTGGAAATGTTGATTTAAAGCATAGAGTGCTGTAGCAGCATTGCTACTGCCGCCTCCCATACCAGATCCTATAGGAATACGCTTATACAACCGCCAAGCAACAGGACTGTAGATTTTGGTGTAGTCTCTGAAAACCTGAACACTTTTCCATATGAGATTTTGAGGAGTATTTAATTCTGGTAGATTACAAATAAGAGAATCTTCACTACTACTCTCTAAGCTCAGGCTATCTCCAAAATTGATGACTTGGTATAGGGTTGTCATCTCGTGGAAGCCATGAGCTGTTTTGCCGTGAAGCTTTAAAAAGAGATTGAGTTTTGCTGGAGAAAAAAGATCCATAAAACCAATTTTGTATAGGCGAGGAGCAGACTC is a genomic window of Chlamydia psittaci 6BC containing:
- a CDS encoding putative Na+/H+ antiporter; this translates as MILPQYSSSLKTGAALLFFCSILHTFLTPWLFRQCQRYQHKKMVFPERWKKYLWLSEFYRLVSRVELVFVLWAAPLFLWFLYSEGYRVTMSYFNSRNYVFSLFIVIMLILLESRPIVYFSERVFSNIAKIGKQSPRCWWWTLMIASPLSSILLKETGAMIIAATLLVRNFYKFSPTPRFAYATMGLLFANISIGGLTSALSSRALFIILPSVKWGNSFILQYFCWKAIIAILLSTTIYYLIFRKEFNNFPKVVRNPSRMNERVPKWIICVHIILVGSVILARSVPLLMAAILIFYLGFQKFTIFYQHAINLSKVCFVGLFYAGLVIFGELQEWWVLELMHRMSDFGYMITAYTLSIFLDNALVNYLVHNLPVATDCFLYLVIAGCMSAGGLTIVSNMPNIVGYLILRPSFSSSSLSLGWLFLFALGPSIISLMTFWFLRDIPEFVYCFFR
- the rbp7 gene encoding reticulate body protein Rbp-7, producing the protein MTHTITLLTTDNNTEELKQALQRITTAYSCVLGSSHEQENADQIYEVCQAESTLSVEASKIVSVAEGTLLSCCCK
- the ispE gene encoding 4-(cytidine 5'-diphospho)-2-C-methyl-D-erythritol kinase, encoding MDLFSPAKLNLFLKLHGKTAHGFHEMTTLYQVINFGDSLSLESSSEDSLICNLPELNTPQNLIWKSVQVFRDYTKIYSPVAWRLYKRIPIGSGMGGGSSNAATALYALNQHFQTQLSNDVLQELGKKIGMDVPLFFSLGSALGIGCGEQILPYENDRGDERYVLYFSDQAVLTKDAFSYVRPEDFSKREECLSLYERNNDLEKSVFRFRRDLEEKKDMLKRIWSPFDAHVSMSGAGATLFVSYPKEIETDPSIVKAIHATIHNSQGMLVNSLRKYTGWFEHCDSLFTTTRQ